CATCCGAAATTCTCCTTTCATTTCAACGCTCTTTTCTTAATATCCTGCAAAAATTTGTTAGGAAACCGATAAAAAATAGTTTACATAACTTAATAAATTGATCCCGCCTCTGCTCCCCCTTGACACCGCTTGGGAAAATATTCTATGATGGAAAAAACCGCAAACCATGCCAAAACCGCTAAGATATTCATGCCAATAAATTGGCACCACAAAACATGAAAACCGTTATTCAACCACGGAGGGCACAGAGGCGCGATATTCATCGCGCGAAGAATTGAATAAAAAATTTTCTCCGTGTCCTACTCCGAAAACTCACTTCAAAAATTTATGTCAACTACTTCGAATAGAGACAAAGAGATCCCAAGGCCTACTCTATAGGTTTTTTATAGTAGGCATTTGTAAAGAAGGATTTACTTTTAAACTGATCTTAAGCAACTATATTTTCAAGGTTTATTTCAATTCCTGCGTTTTGTAAAAGTTGAAGTGCTCTTTTTATTGCAGCATCTTTACTTCGCTGTTCAAAGTAGTTGGCACCTAATTCAATGTACGGCTGTTTTTTCTTGAGAATATGATAGGCAATTATTAAAATGCTATGTCCTACAGCTACTGCAGCACGGTTAGAACCACGACGGGAACAGATTCTACGGTATTGAGACGCAAGATAAGTATCTTTTTGGCGGGCGGCAGAGCGAGCTGATTGTACAAGTGTTGTTCGCAGATGTTGGTTTCCTTTACGGGTTTTTCCTGATTTTCGCTTATCAGCGCTTTCGTTATGCCCTGGAGCCAT
The sequence above is drawn from the Thermosinus carboxydivorans Nor1 genome and encodes:
- a CDS encoding IS110 family transposase, encoding QKMMLSMQLKHIETLDESIKELDKEIADRMRPFEEALELLDTIPGVNRRNAEEIIAEIGVDMSRFPSAEHLSSWSGMAPGHNESADKRKSGKTRKGNQHLRTTLVQSARSAARQKDTYLASQYRRICSRRGSNRAAVAVGHSILIIAYHILKKKQPYIELGANYFEQRSKDAAIKRALQLLQNAGIEINLENIVA